Sequence from the Christiangramia fulva genome:
CAGTGACGAAACAATCGCGGCAGCAAGTGCGGCAAGAACAAGACCTTTTAAACCGGCAGGTATAAATTGCTTGATCAGCCATGGAGCAGCGTTATCGTTAATCACATTTCCGCTTGCGGTGAAAAATGAAGGATCGGTAACTCCCTGGACGATATTTCCTCCGGCATCGGTGTTTAATACAAAAGCGATAATCCCGGGAATTACAGTAATAAGAGGTATTAATAATTTAAGAAATCCGGCCAGCACGATCCCTTTTTGGGATTCTCTTAAACTTTTCGCAGCCAGGGTACGCTGAATGATATACTGGTTAAAGCCCCAGTAATAAAGGTTAGCAACCCACATTCCGCCTACAAGAACGGCAAGTCCGGGAAGATCCCACCAGGCATCTTTCCCATTAGGAGTAATAATTTCACCTTTATCAAGGATCATAGAGAATTTTGCAGGAACCTGCTCATAGATGGTTGCCATTCCATGGAAAATATTTCCATCGGGTGATACATGTTCTAAAGCGATAAAAGTGGTGATAAGTCCACCCGCTACGAGCAGCACGACCTGAACCACATCTGTCCATGCAACTGCTGAAAGTCCGCCGTAAAGGGAATATGCGGCGGCAAAAAGTGCCAGCCCAATAATACTTTCCATAAAAATAGAGCCGTCACCGGTACCAATTATGGTATCTAAAGCTGTGGCTCCCAGGTAAAGCACAGAGGTAAGGTTAACGAAAATGAACAAACAGATCCAGAAAACTGCCAGGATCGTTTTCAAATTCTTGCTATACCTAACTTCAATAAATTCAGGAATGGTATAAAGCTTCTTTTCAATAAAGATCGGAAGGAAAAATTTTCCCACGATGATCAGGGTAAGAGCAGCCAT
This genomic interval carries:
- a CDS encoding sodium/sugar symporter, which encodes MEFELLDLIVFIAYALLIIGIGLWVSRGKGETSEDYFLASKSLPWWAIGASLIAANISAEQFIGMSGSGFALGLAIASYEWMAALTLIIVGKFFLPIFIEKKLYTIPEFIEVRYSKNLKTILAVFWICLFIFVNLTSVLYLGATALDTIIGTGDGSIFMESIIGLALFAAAYSLYGGLSAVAWTDVVQVVLLVAGGLITTFIALEHVSPDGNIFHGMATIYEQVPAKFSMILDKGEIITPNGKDAWWDLPGLAVLVGGMWVANLYYWGFNQYIIQRTLAAKSLRESQKGIVLAGFLKLLIPLITVIPGIIAFVLNTDAGGNIVQGVTDPSFFTASGNVINDNAAPWLIKQFIPAGLKGLVLAALAAAIVSSLASMLNSTATIFTMDIYKPFFQKKKNEQQLVNVGRITASIALVIAIILAPQLKSLGQVFQYIQEYTGVVSPGILAVFILGLFWRKTTNRAAIWGVLVSIPIALYFKVGPNGWIDSPFFVTWPFMHQMMATWILTMIIMVIISYAETGGTIQEKSIKLTKGLFKTGPVFNICSFAIILILTMLYALFW